One Agrobacterium vitis genomic window, CCGAAGACGCTCCTATTCGACGAAAAGAGTTTCCGGCCGAGTTTTGAAGATAGCCGCGAGGCAATCAGCGCCCACCCACGTCACGGTGAAGATATTGGCAATCCCAATGGCTGGAGTGGCGCACCCGTTTTTTTCGTGTGGGGTGATGACGACATGAATCATCACCTCGGCTTTGCAGGTATGATCACGCACGGCACGTCTCATGGAGCGTTTATGCTTTATCGAGCCGAAGACATTCGCAACTTCGTGAATAATGCGATCAACGCTCCTTATCCCGCATCTGCCGGTGATAGTTCGCAGTCGGCTGAGGTTTAGAGGAGGTTTCGTGGACGTTAAATCATCTCAGGTGACGGGCAACGCTGCTTTGCATTACGCTGCTTGGCAGCTTTCGCGCCGGGGCTGGAATGTCATGCTCACAGCCAGAAATTCCAAAGGCAGCGACCTCTTCTGCGCGAATGACGATGAGACGATCTTTTTCGGGGTCCAAAGCAAAGGACTAACAAAACGAGACCCGGTCGGCCTGGGCGGGAACCTAGATAACCTCAGGTCCGAATGGTGGATCATCACCATCAAAGCCAAAGCCGACGCTCCGGTCTGTTTCATTATGACCCTGGAGGAGGTGAAGGCGCTGTGCCTCCACAGCGATCCCTCGAAAAGCGCCAATGGAAAGGTCTCCATATGGCTGCAGCCGACCGCCTATGATAGGCCGGAGTTTAGAGAAGCGTGGCACCGGTTTGGAACTGAAGAACGACCGAGCATCGAAACCTTTGATCTGACTGTTGCCTCATGAGTCCGAAGTCAGCTCTGAGGGTAGCGCTTTGGTGAATCGTCCCAAGCTGTCGAGCATTTCTTCAACCATGCTCGGCATCGCAAGGATCGCCTCGTCTTCAAGGTAAAAAATCCATGGTCGGCCGTTGCTCGTAGAGCAGGTGAACAACTTGCCCCAACTATTCTTCTCAATTTCCTGTTCGAAGAAGTCCCGCCGTTCGATAGTTCACTCAAAGCCGCCATGGAACATGAAGTTGCGATAAACAAACATGGCCTCGAACCAACTCATGAAATCCTGGGACAGAAATCTGTCGAGGCCGCAAGCTGCGGCAAGTTGAGGAAGCCCCTGAAATATGTTGTTTTTCGCCTCCTTCTTTTTGTTGAAATAGAATTGGCAATTCCATCGCTCTTTGTGATTTCCTGCCCGCTTCCAGCGGTCATGATCCGCAGGGTTTAGTTTTTTCGATCATACATGTTGCCCAGGGCGGCCAGTGCCTGACCAAAGGTGCTTTCGATCATCGGCGCGATCATCCCGATTGCTGCCATGCTCTCTGCGGCGTCCCGATATGAAGCTTCGAACTTCATGTCGGTATGTTGATCCTCATAATGGTAGCGGTGCGGGCCATTGTAGGCTTCAAGCTCGGCAGCATCGTCTTTGATTGCCTTGGAAAATGCCTCTCCTGCCTGGCGATTGCGGGAGATCATTTGCCGAACAGCGAGGAGCTGCGCTTGCCAATCGATGTCGTGAACGAGCGTGTGCAGATAATCCCGATCATCGAGGAAGTTGTCGAAATACCCCGGCGTGAAGCCGTAGAATGCGCTTTCGTCAAGAGATTTGCCCATCGCTGTTGTCACCTGAGTTGAACTTCCTGATCGTTGGCTTAGCGCGGTTGCGAAGTGCTGTCGCAATCAATGACGTTCCACTGTATTTCCGGTGATAACGGAGCAAAAGGTCGGCGCAGTGATGCCGGGGAGATGGACATGGACGCAGCAACGATATTGGCTATGGTTCTGAAAAAGTATCAAACGTCCAGTGACTTCAACGGTTGGCCAAGTCGCGCAATCCATTCTCCCGACGAGAAAGCTGCTTTGGTCGAACTGATTGAGGCAGGTTTGGTGGACCTTATCAACGACAAGGAAACTAATAATCCGCACAGTCGGCTACTGCCAGCCAGGCCGATCTCCGATCAAGTCGAGCAAGTCTCGAACAAGGGTTTGAAGTTCGGGTGTTTGTTCCCTACTAGAAAGGCTCTGATCGATGTCGCAGGCGTTGATCCCGATCCCGCCGCCCCTTACACGGCGGCATTGAAGCTTGGAGCCCCACAGCTTGAATTCCGGACCTTTCGCTTAGAGGTGCTGGAGCGATACCGCAACGATCCCACCTTTAGCTATTCGGTCGACGACACGTCTGGGACTATCTACCGCGACAGCGCCGACAAAGAGACCCACGAATATGCGCAGTTCGGTTTTGCGTTCGACGACAACGTGAACCGTTATGTCGCTGCGTTTCTTCGGTATCTTCATGACATGTCGCCAGAACAGCAGGCCTATTGGGCTGGATTTGAACTCCAAGGCGATTTCAAGCTCCATCCGGATTATTATCGGTCGAGCATTCTTGGTGAATGGCCTGAAGGTGTGTCGGTATTCGACGCGATCCTAGAAGAGAAGAAAATCATCAACGTCATGAGCGAACGTATGGGGAAGTCGAGACTCTTCAAGTCCGACTATGAAGCGTATCGCCGCCCAGACCATTTCGGCTTCCTGATCCGTCCTACCAAAAAGGAGTTTTCAGATTTCTGCCTCCGACTTGACCAGCTCATGTCTGACGACATGAATTACAAGTTTTTCGAAGGGGATATTGAAGTTTATGAATACGGTAGGATGGAAAGCGGCGAAGAGATCAAGAGAATGAAAGGAACGATCTCGCTACTGATGGAGTGGCTGACAGCGAAATTTAAACCCAAGGATGATGGGGATTTGGCCG contains:
- a CDS encoding AAA family ATPase → MDAATILAMVLKKYQTSSDFNGWPSRAIHSPDEKAALVELIEAGLVDLINDKETNNPHSRLLPARPISDQVEQVSNKGLKFGCLFPTRKALIDVAGVDPDPAAPYTAALKLGAPQLEFRTFRLEVLERYRNDPTFSYSVDDTSGTIYRDSADKETHEYAQFGFAFDDNVNRYVAAFLRYLHDMSPEQQAYWAGFELQGDFKLHPDYYRSSILGEWPEGVSVFDAILEEKKIINVMSERMGKSRLFKSDYEAYRRPDHFGFLIRPTKKEFSDFCLRLDQLMSDDMNYKFFEGDIEVYEYGRMESGEEIKRMKGTISLLMEWLTAKFKPKDDGDLAAINEGFRTVRKARQKPAHKIEDNIFDEGYYQQQRELVTEAYGAVRFLRQVLANHPACKDIEVPDWLFEGRIWTQ